Below is a window of Desulfomonile tiedjei DNA.
TGACTAGCTACGGCAGTCCATGTCATCACAACCAGCGGATGCGCGGGTCCCATGCTCATGCCCGGAATCGCGGTGGGGGACTCGCCGGGAGATAGTGTGTTATCGGAAAAGCAAGCGGTCGTCAACCGCTGAGCATTCCAGTGGGAAGCGTTTTTCCTCTTGTTAAGGATCGGCGTCAATGAAAGAAGGCAGACTTTTCGTAATTTCAGCCCCTTCGGGGGCCGGCAAATCCACCCTGATCGAAAGGCTGAGGGCACTTTCCCCTGACCTGGCATATTCGATCTCATGCACCACCCGCCAACCGCGAGGAGACGAGAAGGACGGCATCCATTATTACTTCCTGTCTCGAGACAGGTTCGAGACGATGATAAGAAATGACGAGTTTCTGGAGTTCAAAGAAGTGCACGGCAATTTCTACGGTACGCCTGCCGAGCCGGTGGCCGAGGTGCTGAAACGCGGAGGGAGCATCATCCTGGACATTGACGTGATGGGTGCATTAGAGGTTTTCAAGCGAGTCCGAAACGCGGTCGGCGTTTTCATTAGTGCGCCTGACATGGAGGCCCTGGAGAAGAGGCTCCGCGCGAGGGGCACGGATTCGGAAGCATCCATACAGACTCGCATGAGAAATGCCGTCCGGGAAATAGAAATTGGAAGCAGCTTTCAGTACCAAATAGTCAACGATGATTTGGAGAGGGCGGTCAAGGACCTGGCTTCGATTATCCGAAAAGAATCCGGTCTTTCTTAGGCGAGAACTCTACTCAGGGGACCTTCCGATAATTACGTCCACGGTGCTGGTCTTGCTTCCCCGCAAAACCGTCATTTTCAGGAGGTCTCCAGGTTTGGCTCCGGCAATTATCCTGGACAAATGACGCCCATTGCGGACGACAACTCCATCAGCGTCCAATATGAGGTCACCCTTTTTCAGCCCCGCGTTGGACGCTGGAGTCGCTGCCAACACTTCGTCCACATATGTGCCGCGAGGCGGCTCCAATCCAAGCCTCAAAGCCTGCTGGGGGGTCACGTCTTCAACGTATATGCCCAGCCACCCGCGAAGAGAGGCCTCCGCGTTCTTGGGCCCGTTGATCAGTTCGGTGAGATAATTGGAAGGAATGGAAAACCCTATACCTTTTCCTGCCGCGATGATTGCCGTATTGACGCCGATGACTTCTCCGGCCATGTTGAAGAGCGGGCCTCCAGAGTTGCCCGGATTTATGGCCGCGTCAGTTTGTATGAAGTTGTCGTCCGGACCGAGGCCAAGGAATCGGCTCTTACCGCTGATGATGCCCTGGCTCCAACTAGCCCCGAGTCCGTACGGGTTTCCGACGGCCAAGACCCATTCTCCCACTTTGACCGCGGAAGAATCCGCTACTCGGGCCTTTTGCACCTGATGCGGCGGAGTGATCTTGAGCATAGCCAGGTCCATCTTGGGATGGATAGCGACTATCTTTGCCGCAACGACCTTGCCGGAGGAAAGGGTCACGAGTATTTTGCTGGCCCCTTCCACGACGTGCGCATTGGTTACAACGCTTCCTGCCGTGTCACAGAAGAAACCGCTGCCCACACTGTCCGATTGGAGCCTATCTTTCGGCCTGGACTGATCTTCGAAATATCCCGGTCGGGATCGGAACAGAGGAGGGGGCTCAGTGGAGCTATTCTGAAGGATATGCCTTTCGATGGAGATGTTGACAACGACAGGGGTCAGTTCCTTTATTAGCTCAGGAAGGTCAGGCCATCCGCCGCGTGGCGGAGGATTCCTGGGACTGACCGCATCCGCGGCAAAGCCGAGGGTGCACCCCGCGAGGATACACACAAATGCGGTGAAAAGAGCGACAACTTTTGGACATAGGCTCTCAGGCCTGTTCATGCCGATCGCCCCCGATTATTTGGATGATTCTGTCTCTATCAAGATGGCTCTTGCGTGTCAACTTGAAGTCTTATAATCGGGGCCGGTTTTTTTTCCAAAACGCCCGTCAGATGTTCTTGCGAAGGACCAGCAGCAGTTCCCGGACAATTCTGGCCGCGGTTATAGTTCCGACCTCCGAGGGATCCAGACTGGGGTTGAGTTCGACCACATCCGCTCCCAACAGGTTTTGACCCGAGAGGACGGTGAATAGACGCTCCAGGTCGTCATAAAACCAGCCGCCTGGTTCCGGATTTCCTGTCGCGGGCATGCACGACGGATCGAGCACATCGAGATCGAGTGTCAGATAAACCGGTCGGTCGACAATGCGCTTGAGCAATAATTTCTCGGCC
It encodes the following:
- the gmk gene encoding guanylate kinase, producing MKEGRLFVISAPSGAGKSTLIERLRALSPDLAYSISCTTRQPRGDEKDGIHYYFLSRDRFETMIRNDEFLEFKEVHGNFYGTPAEPVAEVLKRGGSIILDIDVMGALEVFKRVRNAVGVFISAPDMEALEKRLRARGTDSEASIQTRMRNAVREIEIGSSFQYQIVNDDLERAVKDLASIIRKESGLS
- a CDS encoding trypsin-like peptidase domain-containing protein, which codes for MNRPESLCPKVVALFTAFVCILAGCTLGFAADAVSPRNPPPRGGWPDLPELIKELTPVVVNISIERHILQNSSTEPPPLFRSRPGYFEDQSRPKDRLQSDSVGSGFFCDTAGSVVTNAHVVEGASKILVTLSSGKVVAAKIVAIHPKMDLAMLKITPPHQVQKARVADSSAVKVGEWVLAVGNPYGLGASWSQGIISGKSRFLGLGPDDNFIQTDAAINPGNSGGPLFNMAGEVIGVNTAIIAAGKGIGFSIPSNYLTELINGPKNAEASLRGWLGIYVEDVTPQQALRLGLEPPRGTYVDEVLAATPASNAGLKKGDLILDADGVVVRNGRHLSRIIAGAKPGDLLKMTVLRGSKTSTVDVIIGRSPE